In Pseudophryne corroboree isolate aPseCor3 chromosome 7, aPseCor3.hap2, whole genome shotgun sequence, a single window of DNA contains:
- the NUDT9 gene encoding ADP-ribose pyrophosphatase, mitochondrial isoform X1, protein MCPGLGRSPLLLFRSVVRLCLFRAPCPGCPLPLGAPRLLCDRGSRAFGPDAHRCLVVAYWYRKRSRQPAMATHIKALTSPYPGSRVERWPVPPEKVSWSVDWPEYQPVQYTAPSVLGLPPWADPSQSNNAFRPQYNTLDGPVDRTSFEGTYHVENRTPRNPRGRTGVIGRGLLGRWGPNHAADPIITRWKRDDTGKKVTHVESGKPILQFVAIQRKDCGQWAIPGGMVDPGERVSATLRREFCEEALNSLESTEEEKDTEEKIHRLFSQEHVPIYSGYVDDPRNTDNAWMETLAVNFHDETGNMLEQVTLQAGDDAGSVRWVDMTGSCSLYASHAHFIQIVAGKRGAHW, encoded by the exons ATGTGTCCGGGTCTGGGCCGCTCTCCGCTGCTGCTGTTCCGGTCGGTGGTGAGGCTGTGTCTGTTCCGCGCACCGTGCCCGGGCTGCCCCCTGCCG CTAGGGGCACCCCGGCTCTTGTGCGATAGGGGAAGCAGAGCCTTTGGACCGGACGCGCACAGATG TCTTGTTGTAGCTTATTGGTATCGTAAGCGCAGCCGCCAACCTGCGATGGCAACTCATATCAAGGCGCTGACCTCTCCTTACCCAGGGTCACGTGTAGAGAGGTGGCCTGTGCCCCCGGAAAAAGTCAGCTGGTCTGTGGATTGGCCAGAGTATCAGCCTGTTCAGTACACGGCCCCTTCTGTGCTTGGCCTGCCGCCCTGGGCAGACCCTTCTCAAAG TAACAACGCCTTCCGCCCGCAGTACAACACTTTAGATGGGCCGGTGGACAGGACGAGTTTTGAAGGGACATACCACGTCGAGAACAGAACCCCAAG AAACCCCAGAGGACGGACAGGGGTGATAGGAAGAGGGTTACTAGGGAGATGGGGACCCAACCACGCAGCGGACCCTATTATAACGAG GTGGAAACGTGATGATACTGGCAAGAAGGTGACGCACGTAGAGTCTGGAAAACCTATCTTACAGTTTGTGGCCATACAGAGGAAGGACTGCGGGCAGTGGGCCATTCCTGGG GGGATGGTGGATCCGGGAGAGCGGGTGTCGGCCACTCTGCGCAGGGAGTTCTGTGAGGAGGCCCTAAACTCCCTGGAGAGTACAGAGGAAGAGAAGGATACAGAAGAGAAAATCCATCGCCTCTTCTCTCAGGAGCACGTACCG ATATACAGTGGGTACGTGGACGACCCCCGCAACACTGACAACGCCTGGATGGAGACGCTCGCTGTCAATTTTCACGATGAGACAG GGAACATGCTGGAGCAGGTAACCCTACAAGCTGGTGACGACGCAGGCAGCGTGCGCTGGGTGGATATGACCGGCAGCTGCTCTTTATACGCCAGCCACGCCCATTTCATCCAGATAGTGGCAGGAAAGAGAGGGGCACACTGGTAG
- the NUDT9 gene encoding ADP-ribose pyrophosphatase, mitochondrial isoform X3 — MATHIKALTSPYPGSRVERWPVPPEKVSWSVDWPEYQPVQYTAPSVLGLPPWADPSQSNNAFRPQYNTLDGPVDRTSFEGTYHVENRTPRNPRGRTGVIGRGLLGRWGPNHAADPIITRWKRDDTGKKVTHVESGKPILQFVAIQRKDCGQWAIPGGMVDPGERVSATLRREFCEEALNSLESTEEEKDTEEKIHRLFSQEHVPIYSGYVDDPRNTDNAWMETLAVNFHDETGNMLEQVTLQAGDDAGSVRWVDMTGSCSLYASHAHFIQIVAGKRGAHW; from the exons ATGGCAACTCATATCAAGGCGCTGACCTCTCCTTACCCAGGGTCACGTGTAGAGAGGTGGCCTGTGCCCCCGGAAAAAGTCAGCTGGTCTGTGGATTGGCCAGAGTATCAGCCTGTTCAGTACACGGCCCCTTCTGTGCTTGGCCTGCCGCCCTGGGCAGACCCTTCTCAAAG TAACAACGCCTTCCGCCCGCAGTACAACACTTTAGATGGGCCGGTGGACAGGACGAGTTTTGAAGGGACATACCACGTCGAGAACAGAACCCCAAG AAACCCCAGAGGACGGACAGGGGTGATAGGAAGAGGGTTACTAGGGAGATGGGGACCCAACCACGCAGCGGACCCTATTATAACGAG GTGGAAACGTGATGATACTGGCAAGAAGGTGACGCACGTAGAGTCTGGAAAACCTATCTTACAGTTTGTGGCCATACAGAGGAAGGACTGCGGGCAGTGGGCCATTCCTGGG GGGATGGTGGATCCGGGAGAGCGGGTGTCGGCCACTCTGCGCAGGGAGTTCTGTGAGGAGGCCCTAAACTCCCTGGAGAGTACAGAGGAAGAGAAGGATACAGAAGAGAAAATCCATCGCCTCTTCTCTCAGGAGCACGTACCG ATATACAGTGGGTACGTGGACGACCCCCGCAACACTGACAACGCCTGGATGGAGACGCTCGCTGTCAATTTTCACGATGAGACAG GGAACATGCTGGAGCAGGTAACCCTACAAGCTGGTGACGACGCAGGCAGCGTGCGCTGGGTGGATATGACCGGCAGCTGCTCTTTATACGCCAGCCACGCCCATTTCATCCAGATAGTGGCAGGAAAGAGAGGGGCACACTGGTAG
- the NUDT9 gene encoding ADP-ribose pyrophosphatase, mitochondrial isoform X2: MVSRTLTRVLSTASVAAGLAVLASLVVAYWYRKRSRQPAMATHIKALTSPYPGSRVERWPVPPEKVSWSVDWPEYQPVQYTAPSVLGLPPWADPSQSNNAFRPQYNTLDGPVDRTSFEGTYHVENRTPRNPRGRTGVIGRGLLGRWGPNHAADPIITRWKRDDTGKKVTHVESGKPILQFVAIQRKDCGQWAIPGGMVDPGERVSATLRREFCEEALNSLESTEEEKDTEEKIHRLFSQEHVPIYSGYVDDPRNTDNAWMETLAVNFHDETGNMLEQVTLQAGDDAGSVRWVDMTGSCSLYASHAHFIQIVAGKRGAHW; encoded by the exons ATGGTGAGTCGCACCCTGACTCGTGTACTTTCCACGGCCTCCGTCGCTGCTGGGCTAGCCGTTTTGGCAAG TCTTGTTGTAGCTTATTGGTATCGTAAGCGCAGCCGCCAACCTGCGATGGCAACTCATATCAAGGCGCTGACCTCTCCTTACCCAGGGTCACGTGTAGAGAGGTGGCCTGTGCCCCCGGAAAAAGTCAGCTGGTCTGTGGATTGGCCAGAGTATCAGCCTGTTCAGTACACGGCCCCTTCTGTGCTTGGCCTGCCGCCCTGGGCAGACCCTTCTCAAAG TAACAACGCCTTCCGCCCGCAGTACAACACTTTAGATGGGCCGGTGGACAGGACGAGTTTTGAAGGGACATACCACGTCGAGAACAGAACCCCAAG AAACCCCAGAGGACGGACAGGGGTGATAGGAAGAGGGTTACTAGGGAGATGGGGACCCAACCACGCAGCGGACCCTATTATAACGAG GTGGAAACGTGATGATACTGGCAAGAAGGTGACGCACGTAGAGTCTGGAAAACCTATCTTACAGTTTGTGGCCATACAGAGGAAGGACTGCGGGCAGTGGGCCATTCCTGGG GGGATGGTGGATCCGGGAGAGCGGGTGTCGGCCACTCTGCGCAGGGAGTTCTGTGAGGAGGCCCTAAACTCCCTGGAGAGTACAGAGGAAGAGAAGGATACAGAAGAGAAAATCCATCGCCTCTTCTCTCAGGAGCACGTACCG ATATACAGTGGGTACGTGGACGACCCCCGCAACACTGACAACGCCTGGATGGAGACGCTCGCTGTCAATTTTCACGATGAGACAG GGAACATGCTGGAGCAGGTAACCCTACAAGCTGGTGACGACGCAGGCAGCGTGCGCTGGGTGGATATGACCGGCAGCTGCTCTTTATACGCCAGCCACGCCCATTTCATCCAGATAGTGGCAGGAAAGAGAGGGGCACACTGGTAG